A region of the Nocardia asteroides genome:
CTACCTGCGTGGACACGAAGGGCGAGGGATCGGTCTCGGTCCCAAGATCCTCGCCTATGAACTGCAAGACAGTGGCATGGACACCGTCGACGCCAATCTGGTCCAGGGCCTGGCTGCCGACGCACGCGACTACACCGTCGGCGCGCGGATTCTCGACGACCTCGGTATCTCGAGGGTGCGCCTGCTGACCAACAATCCTGGCAAGTGCGCTGCGTTGATCGCCGAGGGAATCGAAGTGCGTTCTCGTGTAGGCCTTCCCACCGCAGCCACCGCTGACAACCTGCGCTACCTGCGGACCAAACGTGACCGCATGGGACACGCACTCGAAATCCCCGAACGTCTCGATATCGAAAGAAGCGCGTTGTGACCGCACTGCCCTCTGGCCGGACTTCTCCCGTGCGCAGCACCATGCAGAACATCGGGCTTCAGATCCGGCGGCTACTCGATCACGGAGCGACTGTGCACGGCGCCGGCAAAGTGATCACCGCCGCCCCCGCGCCCGATCAGCCTCGCTCAGTCACCTACGCAGACACTGCTCGAAATGCTGCCAGACTGGCCTCTGCGTTGACCGCTCTGGGGGTGGCCACCGGCGATAGGGTCGCCACCTTCATGTGGAACAACCAGGAACACATCGAGGCGTACTTCGCTGTCCCTTCAATGGGGGCGGTGCTGCATCCGCTCAACGTACGCCTCGCCGGGGAACAGATCAGTTACATCGTCGGGCATGCGCAGGACAAGGTGGTGATCGTCGACCACACCCTGTTCGATACCTTTATGACGATCGTGCCGCATTTGAGCACAGTCGAACACATCATCGTCAATGGTCCCGTCGACATCGACGAACTCTCCGGTCACGGCGTCCACATCCACGACTACAGCACCCTGCTCGATGGACAGCCCGATCAATTCGCCTGGCCGGACATCGAGGAAAATCATCCTGCGGCAATGTGTTACACGTCGGGAACCACCGGAAACCCCAAGGGCGTCACCTACAGTCACCGATCGATCTATCTGCACGCGCTGGCAAGCTCGTTGCCTGACGCCTTCGACCTGTCATGTCAGGACACTGTTCTCGCGGCCGTTCCCCAATTCCACGTCATGGCTTGGGGTCTGCCGTATAGCGCCTTCCTCACAGGCGCATCGCTCGCGTTGCCGGATCGGTTCCTCGGACCAGAGCACCTCATCCACTTCATCGGCTCCGCTCGGGTCACCAAAGGCGCCGCGGTCCCCACAGTCTGGACCAGCGTGCTGAACCATCTCGACCAGAGTCCTCCGCCCGCACCACTCGCTCTCCGTGAAGCCATCGTCGGTGGCTCGGCGATGCCGGCGTCGCTGTTGCAGGCATTCGCCGAGCGCCACAGCATCACAATGGTCCACGCATGGGGGATGACAGAGATGTCGCCGCTGGGCACCGTCGCCCGCCCGCCGGCGAACGCGAGCGCGGAACAGTTCACCCGCTACCAGCTCACTCAAGGGCGTCTCCTAGCCCCTGTCGAAGCCAAACTCGTCGCCGACAACGGAAAAGAACTCCCGTGGGACAACACGGCCGTCGGCGAGCTGATCGTACGCGGACCCTGGATTACCGGCAGCTACAACGGCGACCCCGAACCGGACCCCGACAAATTCCTCGACGGATGGCTGCGCACCGGTGACGTAGGCAAGCTCAGCGCCGATGGGTATCTGACCATCACCGATCGAGCCAAAGACATCATCAAATCCGGCGGAGAATGGATCTCCTCGGTGGAGCTCGAAGGACTGCTTGCCGGCCACCCCGCGGTCCACGAGGCCGCCGTCATCGGTGTACCCGACGACAAGTGGGGAGAACGTCCACTCGTCGCGGTCGTGCTGGTGGCGGGGATTTCCGCCACCGCCGCAGAACTGCGGCACTACTTAGCCGACCATGTGAACCGCTGGCAACTGCCGGAACGCTGGTCGTTCATTGACGAAGTCCCCAAAACCTCGGTCGGCAAGTTCGACAAGAAGCTCCTGCGTGCCCAGCACGCAGGAGGTCAACTCGCCGTCGAATACACGCAACCGGCACGCGCCTGACGCCTCCACGAAAACCGCCGCCCCCACCGCGGTGAACGACCCCCGCAGTGCGAGCCCGCGCTCGCGACCATCGACGACAAGGTTCGACATGGCCCTCCCCGGCACTCTCGCTGCCCCTCATCGCATGTTCATCGCCGGACGTTGGACGACCGGCGCCGGAGGGCGATTCAGCGTCGAAAACCCCGCCGACGCCAGCACAATCGCAACCGTCGCCAACGGGGATGCCAGCGACGCCGGCCGCGCAGTCGACGCCGCGGCCGAAGCCGCAGCCGCCTGGGCACAAACCTCCCCGCGGCAACGGTCGGAGATCCTGCGCGCCGCATTCTCCCTGATGCACAGGGCGCACGGCGACTTGGCAGAACTCATCGTCGCCGAAAACGGCAAGTCCCGATCAGACGCCGACGCCGAAGTGGCTTACGCAGCAGAGTATTTGCGGTGGTTCGCCGAAGAAGCGGTCAGAAACGACGGTAGCTACACACGCTCACCTGCGGGAAACACCCGCACCATCATCCACCGCCACCCCGTCGGCGTAGCCGCACTCGTCATTCCTTGGAACTTTCCGGCGGCCATGGCCACCCGAAAAATCGGGCCTGCGCTGGCTGCCGGTTGCACCGTTGTACTCAAACCCGCTGCGGAAACGCCGCTGACTGCGCTCGCTCTTGCCCGGATTTTGTCCGAAGCGGGCGTGCCGGACGGTGTCATCAATGTCCTACCCACCACCCGTGCCGCGGAGGTGGTCACGACCTGGCTCCAGGATCCGCGTGTTCGCAAGATCTCCTTCACCGGATCGACTCACGTGGGGAAACTTCTGCTTCGCCAAGCAGCAGATCGTGTCCTCAACAGCTCCATGGAACTGGGTGGAAACGCGCCTTTTGTCGTGGCACGCGACGCTGACCTCGACAAAGCTGTCGACGGTGCCATGATCGCGAAGTTCCGCAACAGCGGCCAAGCCTGCACTGCGGCCAACCGATTCTACATCCACGAAGCTGTCCTCACGCCGTTCGTCACGCGGCTGAGTGAGCGAGTTCGAGCGTTGGCGGTCGGACCTGGCGCCGATCCCCGCAGCGAGATCGGGCCACTCATCAGTGCTGAAGCTGTCGCAACAATCGACGGCCTGGTCAACGCCGCGGTCAGCGCCGGGGCACACATCATGGCTCGCGGGGATTGCCCAGTAGACAGCAAGGGAAACTTCTATCCGCCGACGGTGCTGACCGATGTCGCCCACCACGCCGACATCGTCCGGCACGAAATCTTCGGCCCCGTCGCCCCCATTCTCGCCTGGAAGGACGAACGGGCGCTGCTCAGACACATCAACGACAGCGAAGCCGGTCTGGCCGCGTACGTCTACTCCAGAGATCTTCAATACGCCTTGCACCTCGGAGAAGCCGTCCAGGCCGGGATGGTTGCGATCAACCGCGGTCTCGTCTCGGACCCAGCGGCGCCGTTCGGCGGCATGAAGCAAAGTGGACTCGGCAGGGAGGGCGGCCGCGAAGCTCTGCACGACTACACCGAGACTCAGTACCTCAGTGTCGACTGGAATTGAGCCCGAGACCGTCCTGGAAACCCGTTCGAAGTTGGCGACATCGATGAACCGCGACGAGTTGGTCGGAGATCTACCACAGCCGCCCCCAGCCGGATGCTGCATGGGTGAAACTTTGCGTCGCAATCGTGCTGTACATCCGACGCGGCACACGAGTGGGCGGTGATCGACTGAACGAAGACGCTCTAATGATGCGCTGGTCGCATCATGCTGATCCACGGATCTCCTTTGCCCTCCGAACCGGATGTGACTGTAGGTCCGACCCCGTGACACCATTCAGGGGCATGACGGTGCGCCAGGGACTGCTGTGGGAACCGATCCGGGGTGCTGGCGGTGGCGAACAAGACGTGCCGTACGTGACCGCGGGCCTTCCGCAGCCACCTCAACGGATATGCCACCATGCAAGCTGGGGTCACGAACGTGCTCTACCTCCGGCAAGCGGTAGCGAACGAGCGGCGGCGTGTCTGGGCTCTTCCGACGCCCAGGTCACTTCGTCGAGGCGTCGAACTTTTCGGTCCCGATAGCCCTGAGCAGTGTGAGCGTGCGCGCATCCGACGATCCCGGATCGGCTGTATAGACCACAATTCGAAGGTCACTGCCTTCGACGGTGAGCACATCGCAGTCCAAAGTCATCGGACCGACCTCTGGATGCAAAATCGTCTTTCGGGTCGACTTGTGTCTGGCAATCGTGCTCCGGTTCCATAGCACATCGAAGCGCTCACTTACCTTCCGCAAGTCGGAAATCAGTGCGCGTAGTTGTGTATCGTCCGGGAACAATCCGACGGCAGCCCGAAGATCGGCGACTGCGGCAGCTTCGAATGCCGCATTCTCGCTGGCAGTCGAGACGATCCGGGACGGGAGATCGGTGAAGTGCCGCCACAGTAGGTTGCGATTGCGCGAGTTCTCGCCGGACAAATCGCCGAGCAGCGCTGAAGCCAGAGGGTTGGCTGCGACCAGTCGCCAGGTCGAGTCAAGGACCATGACAGGCACATCACCGAGGCGACTCAAGATCCGCTGAACCCCTGGCGTCAGATGGCGGTTGATACCGGTGATGTGCGGATTCGCATGGCCGGCCAGGCCGAAGAGGTATGCAGTCTCGTCATCGGTCAGCTGTAGTGCGCGCGCCAGCGCTTCCAGAACTGGCGGCGAAGGGATTCCTGCGCGTCCTCGCTCGAGACGAGCCAGATAGTCCACCGAGAGCCCCGCCAGATTGGCAACCTCCTCGCGGCGCAGTCCTGGCGCCCGGCGGAGGCTTCCAGAAGGCAGCCCGATGCTCGCCGGACCCAGACGATCCCGCCAGTCGCGCAAACAACGACCGAGTTCTTTCCGATCCATGTATCCATCCTGGCCCACATACGACCGCTGAGGGTGGCCCTACCAGTCCCAGGCAGCAGCGGCCTCTGGTCGTCGACGTGACTCACCCGGCACGGTTGTTGCAGCTGTAGCCCACACCCGTGGCCGCAGGACAAGGAGTAGGTACATGAACCAACCAGGAGGGGTGACGAGCCTCGCCGATCGGAGTCTGGCAGGAAAGGTCGCACTGGTCACCGGGGCCCCGCGCAGTATCGGGCGCGCCATCGCTGGCGCCCTCGCATCGGACGGTGCCCACATCGTCTTGCACTACCGCACTCGCGAGCGAGAGGCCCATGACGCGGCACAGGCGATCCGCCAGAAGGGCGTCGACGTCGTCGCATTCTCGGGCGATCTCAGAAGCAGCAGCAACGTCACAGAGTTGTTCGATGCCGCCGAGGAGCATTTCGGTCGCATCGACATCGTCGTGGCAAACGCGGGTGCCACCTCTCAGCTCCAACCGGTCGCCGAAATCTCCGACGCCGAGTTCGACCGCATGCTCGATATCAACACCCGCGCGGTCTTTTATGTCCTTCGCGAAGCAGCACGCAGGATCGCTGACGGCGGGCGAATCATCAACATCGGCAGTAGCTCAGTCGACAGCGCCGGAGCGGGCTTCGGCGCTTACGCCACCAGCAAGAACGGCCCCACCGCCACGATCCGCACCCTCGCCAAGGAACTGGCCGCGCGAGGTATCACCGCAAACACCATCCTTGCCGGTGCAGTCAATGATGGCTTCCTCGCCGTGGACAGCGAAGTGCTCAGCCCGGAATTGATGAACCATGTTGCCGCGTCCGCGCCCGCGGGGCGACTGGGCGCACCCGATGATATCGGGGCGGTGGCACGCTTCCTCGCCCAACCGGAAGCCGCATGGATGAACGGGCAGTCCGTGACCGTCAACGGGGGAAGCTGGATCTGACGATGGACATCACTGTCGAATACACCGCCGTCATCGACGGTGCGCCCCGCGCGATCTGGCAACTGCTCGCACAGTTCGAAGACCTGCATTGGCACCCGGAAGTGTCAACCAGCGATCTCATGTCCGGCACAGCCGGACAATCCGGCGCGATTCGGCAAATCCGACTCGCGGACGGCAGCATCATCAGCGAGCGGTTGGATCAGATCGACCACAGCCGAATGACGCTGACCTACGGGTTTGTGGGTGTACCGCCTATCCCGGTCACCGCGTCGCGCACGACAGTCTCGCTACAGCTCGCAGACGGGCAGACGGCGATCACCTGGCAAGGCGACTACGAAGTCGCCACGAGCGACGACGCGGAAGTGGTTACGCGGATCAGCCGCGAGCTCGTATGGCCGATCACCGCCCTGGCGCTCAAATCAGCCGTCAACCGCTGATTCGGTGCCTTCCCGTCTTTACACCTCAATTGGAGAAACATCATGACTGCACACCCGAATCATCACCCTGCGCCTGTCGCCATTCACGCTCGTCGCCTCGAGGACAAGGTAATCCTGATCACAGGCGCTTCCGCTGGTATGGGGGAGGCCGCGGTCAGGAGGTTCGCCGCCGAGGGCGCGCACGTTGTGGCGGGTGCGCGTCGCATTGATCGTCTCGATGCGCTGGCAGCAGAGCTTTCCACCGACGACAACCAGGTCATCGCCGTCCCACTCGACGTGACTGATGAGTCCAGCATCGAAGCAGCTGTGGCCGCTACCATCAAGCGATTCGGTCGGCTGGACGGAGCGCTCAACAGTGCTGGGATCACCAGTGACGGCACGCCACTGCACCAAAAGCCCACCGAGATGTACGACAGGGTCATGGCTGTCAACGCCAAGGGCGTCTTCCTGTCGATGAAGTACGAAATCCCAGCACTACTGGATGCCGGCGGTGGTTCGATCGTCAACGTCTCCTCCATTGGCGGAATGGTCGGCGTTGCGGGCATCTCCGAGTACGTTGCCTCGAAATGGGCCGTCAACGGCTTGAGCAAGAGCGCAGCCCTCGAGCTCGCCTCGTCCAACATCCGCGTCAACTCTCTGGCTCCAGGCTCAACACGCACCGAGATGTGGGACATGCTGCCGCTCGAGCTTCAGGAGCATTTGGCATCGATGGCACCGATGAACCAAATCGCCTTGGCCGACGACATGGCCAGAGCTGCGCTGTTCTTGCTCTCGGACGAAAGCCGTTGGACGACTGGCGCTGTCATCCCCGCA
Encoded here:
- a CDS encoding fatty acid--CoA ligase; translation: MRSTMQNIGLQIRRLLDHGATVHGAGKVITAAPAPDQPRSVTYADTARNAARLASALTALGVATGDRVATFMWNNQEHIEAYFAVPSMGAVLHPLNVRLAGEQISYIVGHAQDKVVIVDHTLFDTFMTIVPHLSTVEHIIVNGPVDIDELSGHGVHIHDYSTLLDGQPDQFAWPDIEENHPAAMCYTSGTTGNPKGVTYSHRSIYLHALASSLPDAFDLSCQDTVLAAVPQFHVMAWGLPYSAFLTGASLALPDRFLGPEHLIHFIGSARVTKGAAVPTVWTSVLNHLDQSPPPAPLALREAIVGGSAMPASLLQAFAERHSITMVHAWGMTEMSPLGTVARPPANASAEQFTRYQLTQGRLLAPVEAKLVADNGKELPWDNTAVGELIVRGPWITGSYNGDPEPDPDKFLDGWLRTGDVGKLSADGYLTITDRAKDIIKSGGEWISSVELEGLLAGHPAVHEAAVIGVPDDKWGERPLVAVVLVAGISATAAELRHYLADHVNRWQLPERWSFIDEVPKTSVGKFDKKLLRAQHAGGQLAVEYTQPARA
- a CDS encoding NAD-dependent succinate-semialdehyde dehydrogenase; translation: MALPGTLAAPHRMFIAGRWTTGAGGRFSVENPADASTIATVANGDASDAGRAVDAAAEAAAAWAQTSPRQRSEILRAAFSLMHRAHGDLAELIVAENGKSRSDADAEVAYAAEYLRWFAEEAVRNDGSYTRSPAGNTRTIIHRHPVGVAALVIPWNFPAAMATRKIGPALAAGCTVVLKPAAETPLTALALARILSEAGVPDGVINVLPTTRAAEVVTTWLQDPRVRKISFTGSTHVGKLLLRQAADRVLNSSMELGGNAPFVVARDADLDKAVDGAMIAKFRNSGQACTAANRFYIHEAVLTPFVTRLSERVRALAVGPGADPRSEIGPLISAEAVATIDGLVNAAVSAGAHIMARGDCPVDSKGNFYPPTVLTDVAHHADIVRHEIFGPVAPILAWKDERALLRHINDSEAGLAAYVYSRDLQYALHLGEAVQAGMVAINRGLVSDPAAPFGGMKQSGLGREGGREALHDYTETQYLSVDWN
- a CDS encoding helix-turn-helix transcriptional regulator encodes the protein MDRKELGRCLRDWRDRLGPASIGLPSGSLRRAPGLRREEVANLAGLSVDYLARLERGRAGIPSPPVLEALARALQLTDDETAYLFGLAGHANPHITGINRHLTPGVQRILSRLGDVPVMVLDSTWRLVAANPLASALLGDLSGENSRNRNLLWRHFTDLPSRIVSTASENAAFEAAAVADLRAAVGLFPDDTQLRALISDLRKVSERFDVLWNRSTIARHKSTRKTILHPEVGPMTLDCDVLTVEGSDLRIVVYTADPGSSDARTLTLLRAIGTEKFDASTK
- a CDS encoding SDR family oxidoreductase produces the protein MNQPGGVTSLADRSLAGKVALVTGAPRSIGRAIAGALASDGAHIVLHYRTREREAHDAAQAIRQKGVDVVAFSGDLRSSSNVTELFDAAEEHFGRIDIVVANAGATSQLQPVAEISDAEFDRMLDINTRAVFYVLREAARRIADGGRIINIGSSSVDSAGAGFGAYATSKNGPTATIRTLAKELAARGITANTILAGAVNDGFLAVDSEVLSPELMNHVAASAPAGRLGAPDDIGAVARFLAQPEAAWMNGQSVTVNGGSWI
- a CDS encoding SRPBCC family protein; the encoded protein is MDITVEYTAVIDGAPRAIWQLLAQFEDLHWHPEVSTSDLMSGTAGQSGAIRQIRLADGSIISERLDQIDHSRMTLTYGFVGVPPIPVTASRTTVSLQLADGQTAITWQGDYEVATSDDAEVVTRISRELVWPITALALKSAVNR
- a CDS encoding SDR family oxidoreductase, translated to MTAHPNHHPAPVAIHARRLEDKVILITGASAGMGEAAVRRFAAEGAHVVAGARRIDRLDALAAELSTDDNQVIAVPLDVTDESSIEAAVAATIKRFGRLDGALNSAGITSDGTPLHQKPTEMYDRVMAVNAKGVFLSMKYEIPALLDAGGGSIVNVSSIGGMVGVAGISEYVASKWAVNGLSKSAALELASSNIRVNSLAPGSTRTEMWDMLPLELQEHLASMAPMNQIALADDMARAALFLLSDESRWTTGAVIPAEGGHHVGR